The nucleotide window GCTGCCGGGCTGGTCGGCGGGTGTCCACGGTGGCTCCAGCTCGGGAACCGCGCGGGCTGGTGCGGGGCTGGGGGTGGGTGGCGGCTGGTGCGGGATCGCCGGCTGTTCCCGGGTGCTCGGGCCGGCCGTGACGGCTCGTGCCGTGCCGGGTCGTCCCCCGCCGCCGAAGAGGTCCAGGAAGGGGGAGTCGATGTCGGCGTTCTCACCGGCCGACACGGCGGTGGGCTCGGCCGGTGGCGTCCGGCGGGAGACCGGCCGGGGCGCCTGGAACACGCCGACGGCACCGTGACCGGGCGACGTCACAAGCGCGGGGTCGAGGGCAACCTCGTCCTCGTCCTCGACGTAGTCGAATGAGTGCGCACGGTGACCGGCTGGCGCACCCGGGCGGCCGGCCGGGGAGCCCGGCGTGGAGGAGCGGCTCATGCGATCGCCTCGGTGACCGTCGGCAGACCCTTGCCCGCGTCCTGCGACGGACCGTTCGACGTACGTCCGGTCATGCCAGCTCCTCCCGAATCCTGATCCGGCTGCCGACCAGACGCGGATCGCGCTGCTCGACCGCCGGCTCCCGAGTGCGTCGCCAGTCGGTCAGCGCGGTGCGGATGACCACCCGCGCCGGCCGATCGGGGTCGACGTGCCGGAAGATGAACGACGTGGTCACGATGGCGAGCGCGATCTCCCAGGCTGGGAAGAGCTCGACCGTCAACGTGAACAGCCAGTGGATGAACATGTAGAGGGGGACCAGCAGCATGAAGAGCCCGTACTGGGCGTAGGGCAGGTGGACCGGAAGGGTGTAACCGGGCGGCCCGAGGTAGACCAGGCGGGCCCGGTAGATGTCGTCGTCGGTGCGCAGCCGCATCTGGTGAACGCGCCTATTCGAAGATCAGGTCGATCAGATAATCGCCGACGAAGAAGAGTGTTGCCGCGCCGGCGATGAAGGCGAGCCCGACGATGGCGATCGCGGAGCTGGTCAGCACCTTGGAGATCTCGCCCCGGCTGGCACGGCCGATGAAGATGACGCCCAGGACGGCGAGCAGGATCGGCGCGATCTTGCTGGCGAAGAAGGTGACGACACTGTTGGTGTCGATCCCCTTCGGTGCCGGCTCCGCGAGTGGAGTCGACGCCAGGGTGGAGAGCGCGTGGGCGACGCCGGACGACGCCGTCTCCATGAGCTCGAAGGCGATCACTGGAACCTCCCCATAGCGCGGCCGGCGGTGCCGCGGCGGTGCAATAGGCAAGCCTGGCGGGAAAAGTGCTCCACAGGGCATGGCGTTCTTGACCCTGTGTTCGTTACTCACCACGGAGGGTGGCGAGGTTTGGGCGGTTTTCCCCCGCTTCGGCCCTCCCTCCAAGCTTCGCCATCTCGATGCTGGCCAATTCCAAAGCGTACGGGCCGCCCCGGATTGCGACAAGCCGCGAAGGGACTGCCCGATGCTGCCCGAATGACCGATCGTACACCTGTTCTAATTGGCACGTCAGGGGCAGTGGTGTGGGGGCGACCCGGGTCGCTGGGCGCCGCTGCCGCGACCGGTACCGTCTAGTCGTGACCGATCTGGTGCGGGCCTCGGGCCCGGTGGTGATGGGCGTCCTCAACGTCACACCGGACTCCTTCTCCGACGGCGGACGGTACGCCGACCTGGACGCCGCCGTCGGACATGGCGTCCGTCTCCGCGACGCGGGTGCGCACCTGGTCGACATCGGCGGCGAGTCGACCCGTCCGGGCGCTGAGCGGATCGACGCTGCGACCGAGGCCGAGCGGGTGTTGCCGGTCATCCGCGAGCTGACCGCCGCCGGCGTGAGGGTCAGCGTCGACACCAGCCGCGCACGGGTCGCGGAGGCGGCTCTGGCCGCCGGCGCGGCGGTGGTCAACGACGTCTCCGGTGGCCTGGCCGACCCGGACATGGCCCGTGTGGTCCGCGACGCGCACTGCCCGTGGGTGCTGATGCACTGGCGTGGGCACTCCCGTGGGATGCGCGAGCTGGCCACCTACACCGACGTGGTGGCCGACGTCCGGGCCGAGTTGGCCGAACGGATCGACGCGGCGCTGGCCGCCGGGGTGTCCGCCGACCGCCTCATCGTCGACCCCGGGCTCGGCTTCGCCAAGACGGCCGCCCACAACTGGGAACTCAGCGCCCGCCTGCCGGAGCTCCTGGATCTGGGCTACCCGCTGCTCTTCGGGGCCAGCCGTAAGTCGTACCTCGGTGGGTTGCTCGCCGCGTCGGACGGCACGCCGCGACCGACCGCCCAGCGGGAGGCGGCCACCGTGGCCACCAGCGTGCTGGCGGTCGCGGCGGGCGCCTGGGGCGTACGCGTGCACGACGTGCAGGCCACCGCCGACGCGCTCGCCGTCTGGGTCGCCACCGGAAGCCCGCGCCTGGCCGTGCCGCCGCACGACCGGAAGCGAGCGCAACACGACCACGAGCATGGGGTACGGCGATGACGACGGATCGGATCCACCTGACCGGCCTGCGGGCGCGCGGCCGGCACGGGGTGTACGACTTCGAACGCGTACAGGGGCAGGACTTCGTGGTCGACGCCGTCCTGGAGCTGGACCTCGGCCCGGCTGCCGCCACCGACGACGTCACCGCCACCGTGCACTACGGCGAGTTGGCCGAACGCCTGGTCGCGGTGGTGACGGGCGAGCCGGTGAACCTGATCGAGACCCTCGCGGACCGGCTCCTCGCGGTCTGCCTCGCCGACGAACGGGTCGACGCCGCGACGATCACCGTGCA belongs to Micromonospora ureilytica and includes:
- the folP gene encoding dihydropteroate synthase — its product is MTDLVRASGPVVMGVLNVTPDSFSDGGRYADLDAAVGHGVRLRDAGAHLVDIGGESTRPGAERIDAATEAERVLPVIRELTAAGVRVSVDTSRARVAEAALAAGAAVVNDVSGGLADPDMARVVRDAHCPWVLMHWRGHSRGMRELATYTDVVADVRAELAERIDAALAAGVSADRLIVDPGLGFAKTAAHNWELSARLPELLDLGYPLLFGASRKSYLGGLLAASDGTPRPTAQREAATVATSVLAVAAGAWGVRVHDVQATADALAVWVATGSPRLAVPPHDRKRAQHDHEHGVRR
- the folB gene encoding dihydroneopterin aldolase, translated to MTTDRIHLTGLRARGRHGVYDFERVQGQDFVVDAVLELDLGPAAATDDVTATVHYGELAERLVAVVTGEPVNLIETLADRLLAVCLADERVDAATITVHKPEAPVPHTFTDVAVTMTRARAR